From one Mytilus galloprovincialis chromosome 13, xbMytGall1.hap1.1, whole genome shotgun sequence genomic stretch:
- the LOC143056074 gene encoding G-protein coupled receptor dmsr-1-like produces the protein MNNTTSNVSNLGQCDQPINDLFAYACVYFTLHGYLSLAICCFGVPTNLVNIIILTRKSMRNPINNILTGIAISDAITMMSYIPFAIHFYIQHGLERTPAKYTFEWTWFLALHFNLSVTTHMISIWLGVCMSIVRYIYIKSMGIGKINIDQAKSVILVVMVFLISILFCIPNYCITKVRITAGSDNVYMLENLRLGEKDMPWIEALAAWIFILLGKIGPCILITISGSLLLYTLHVSQERTKALKGARVEERMRTHRRTTIMLLAIICMFIVAELPQSILLLIGIFKENFFKEEYALLGDTIDILALINNATNFIMYCAMSRQFRDILFEMTCKYLHNGEDASYSHVKAIQTKTSHVHV, from the coding sequence ATGAACAACACAACGTCGAATGTCTCCAACTTGGGGCAATGTGATCAACCAATCAATGACTTGTTCGCGTATGCATGCGTATATTTTACATTGCATGGTTACCTAAGCCTGGCAATTTGCTGTTTCGGAGTTCCTACAAATTTGGTGAATATTATAATACTTACTAGGAAGAGCATGCGCAATCCAATCAATAATATATTAACCGGCATTGCAATCTCAGACGCCATAACTATGATGTCATACATACCATTTGCAATTCATTTTTATATACAACACGGCCTTGAACGAACACCAGCCAAATATACGTTCGAATGGACTTGGTTTCTTGCCTTACATTTTAACTTGAGTGTTACAACACATATGATTTCAATATGGCTTGGAGTGTGTATGTCAATTGTGCGATATATCTACATAAAATCTATGGGAATAGGAAAAATAAACATCGACCAAGCAAAATCAGTAATACTAGTGGTCATGGTTTTTCTTATTTCCATACTGTTTTGTATACCAAATTATTGTATTACAAAAGTACGAATAACTGCAGGATCGGATAATGTATACATGCTTGAAAATTTACGTTTAGGGGAAAAGGATATGCCTTGGATAGAAGCATTAGCTGCTTGGATATTTATTTTGTTGGGGAAAATAGGACCTTGTATACTCATAACAATATCCGGAAGTCTTCTTTTGTACACATTGCACGTTAGCCAAGAACGAACCAAAGCACTGAAAGGAGCAAGAGTTGAAGAACGCATGCGCACTCACCGACGGACAACAATTATGCTGCTggctattatttgtatgtttattgTGGCTGAACTTCCACAGTCAATCTTACTTTTGATTGgcattttcaaagaaaatttcttcaaagaGGAATATGCTTTGTTAGGAGATACGATTGATATTTTAGCACTTATCAATAATGCGACTAACTTTATAATGTATTGTGCTATGAGTAGACAATTTCGTGATATACTCTTTGAAATGACATGCAAATATTTACATAATGGCGAAGATGCATCTTACAGTCACGTTAAAGCAATTCAGACAAAAACGTCACATGTCCATGTTTAA